A portion of the Anoxybacillus gonensis genome contains these proteins:
- the xerC gene encoding tyrosine recombinase XerC — translation MENVNFTLNLFIEYLQIEKNYSEYTIACYKHDIGEFFEFMEREQVKQLQEVSYSDVRLFLTELHKRQQSSRSIARKMSSLRSFYKFLMREKIVSENPFALASLPKKEQKIPHFLYPDELEQLFVVNDLNTAIGQRNQAIIELLYATGVRVSECCNIRLSHIDFSVCTILIYGKGNKQRYVPFGTYAKEALERYIQDGRQQLVSKAKAPTDVLFLNARGGALTPRGVRHILNDIVEQAALSLKVSPHVFRHTFATHLLNEGADLRSVQELLGHAHLSSTQVYTHVTKDHLRHVYLHSHPRA, via the coding sequence ATGGAAAATGTGAATTTTACGTTAAATTTGTTCATTGAATATTTACAAATAGAAAAAAATTATTCAGAATATACAATTGCGTGTTATAAGCATGATATTGGCGAATTTTTTGAATTTATGGAGCGCGAACAAGTTAAACAGTTGCAAGAAGTGTCTTACAGCGACGTTCGCTTGTTTTTAACAGAGCTTCATAAACGTCAGCAATCAAGCCGTTCGATTGCCCGGAAAATGTCGAGCTTGCGCAGCTTTTATAAATTTTTAATGCGGGAGAAAATCGTTTCTGAAAATCCGTTTGCGCTTGCATCGTTGCCGAAAAAAGAACAGAAAATTCCACATTTTTTGTATCCAGATGAATTAGAACAGTTGTTTGTTGTCAATGATTTGAATACAGCGATCGGTCAACGAAACCAAGCGATCATTGAACTATTATACGCAACAGGTGTTCGTGTAAGTGAATGTTGTAACATTCGCTTATCGCACATTGATTTCTCTGTATGTACCATTTTAATTTACGGAAAAGGAAATAAACAGCGATATGTCCCGTTTGGTACGTATGCAAAAGAAGCGCTTGAACGATATATACAAGACGGACGTCAGCAACTGGTAAGTAAAGCAAAAGCGCCAACGGATGTGCTTTTTTTAAATGCGCGTGGTGGAGCATTAACGCCAAGAGGGGTACGTCACATTTTAAACGACATCGTTGAACAAGCTGCCCTTTCTTTGAAAGTTAGTCCCCATGTGTTTCGCCATACGTTTGCGACGCATTTATTAAATGAAGGTGCTGATTTACGTTCTGTGCAAGAATTGTTAGGTCATGCGCATCTTTCGTCAACACAAGTGTATACACATGTAACGAAAGATCATTTGCGCCACGTTTATTTACATTCTCACCCGCGTGCATAA
- the hslV gene encoding ATP-dependent protease subunit HslV, translating into MSQFHATTIFAIRHQGKGAMAGDGQVTFGNAVVMKHTARKIRKLFHGKVLAGFAGAVADAFTLFEMFEGKLEEYNGNLQRAAVELAKEWRSDKVLRRLEAMLIVMDATHMLLISGTGEVIEPDDNILAIGSGGNYALAAGRALKTYAGEHLTAKQIAEAALKVASDICVYTNDSIIVEEL; encoded by the coding sequence ATGAGTCAATTTCATGCGACGACGATTTTTGCGATTCGCCATCAAGGAAAAGGAGCGATGGCGGGCGATGGTCAAGTAACGTTCGGCAATGCCGTAGTAATGAAACATACAGCGCGGAAAATTCGTAAACTTTTTCATGGCAAAGTGTTAGCTGGTTTTGCAGGCGCGGTAGCTGATGCGTTTACGCTGTTTGAAATGTTTGAAGGAAAGTTAGAAGAATACAACGGAAATTTACAACGGGCAGCGGTTGAGCTAGCGAAAGAGTGGCGGAGCGACAAAGTGTTGCGCCGATTAGAAGCGATGTTAATCGTCATGGATGCCACACATATGTTGCTCATTTCTGGAACAGGCGAAGTCATTGAACCAGACGATAACATTTTAGCGATTGGCTCCGGTGGTAACTATGCGTTAGCAGCTGGTCGGGCATTGAAGACGTATGCAGGTGAACATTTAACAGCGAAGCAAATTGCGGAAGCGGCATTAAAAGTAGCGAGCGATATTTGCGTGTACACAAACGATAGCATTATCGTTGAAGAGCTGTAG
- the hslU gene encoding HslU--HslV peptidase ATPase subunit, producing the protein MLTPKQIVEKLDQFIVGQHEAKKAVAIALRNRYRRSLLDEKLRDEVVPKNILMIGPTGVGKTEIARRLAKLVGAPFVKVEATKFTEVGYVGRDVESMVRDLVETSVRIVKEKKMNEVKEQAEQLANKRLVELLVPGKTKQPMKNPFELLFGGAVEQQTTNGSEDQQLAERRRQVAWQLANGQLENEVVTVEIEEQQPMMFDLFQGAGMEQMGVNMQDMLSSFMPKKRKKRKLKVKEARHVLANEEAQKLIDMDEVTQEAIRLAEQSGIIFIDEIDKIARKGQVGSSADVSREGVQRDILPIVEGSTVMTKYGPVKTDYILFIAAGAFHMAKPSDLIPELQGRFPIRVELMKLTVDDFVKILVEPNNALLKQYIALLATEGIQLEFSDDAIRKIAEVAFEVNQQTDNIGARRLHTIMEKLLEDLLYEAPDVHLEKVVITPQYVEQKLGNIVRNKDLSQFIL; encoded by the coding sequence ATGTTAACGCCAAAACAAATTGTTGAAAAGCTTGATCAGTTTATCGTCGGTCAGCATGAAGCAAAAAAAGCGGTAGCGATCGCATTAAGAAATCGTTATCGCCGCAGTTTATTAGATGAAAAGTTGCGCGATGAAGTCGTGCCGAAAAACATTTTAATGATTGGACCGACGGGTGTTGGAAAAACAGAAATTGCACGTCGATTAGCGAAACTTGTTGGCGCTCCGTTCGTAAAAGTAGAGGCAACGAAATTTACGGAAGTCGGTTATGTCGGTCGCGACGTAGAATCGATGGTGCGCGATCTCGTTGAAACGTCTGTGCGCATCGTGAAAGAGAAAAAAATGAACGAAGTAAAAGAACAAGCAGAGCAATTAGCGAACAAACGGCTTGTTGAACTGCTTGTACCTGGGAAAACAAAACAGCCAATGAAAAATCCGTTTGAACTTTTGTTTGGTGGGGCAGTGGAACAACAAACGACAAACGGCAGCGAAGATCAACAACTCGCCGAAAGACGAAGACAAGTCGCTTGGCAATTGGCCAATGGGCAGTTAGAAAACGAAGTAGTGACGGTTGAGATCGAAGAGCAACAACCGATGATGTTTGACTTATTCCAAGGCGCTGGCATGGAGCAAATGGGCGTAAATATGCAAGATATGTTAAGTAGCTTTATGCCGAAAAAGCGAAAAAAACGAAAATTAAAAGTAAAAGAAGCGCGCCACGTGCTTGCGAACGAAGAAGCGCAAAAATTGATCGATATGGACGAAGTAACGCAAGAAGCGATTCGTCTAGCAGAACAATCAGGCATCATTTTTATTGACGAAATCGATAAAATTGCTCGGAAAGGGCAGGTTGGTTCATCAGCTGACGTTTCGCGTGAAGGTGTGCAACGCGACATTTTACCGATCGTTGAAGGTTCAACCGTCATGACGAAATACGGACCGGTCAAAACGGACTATATTTTATTTATTGCAGCTGGGGCGTTTCATATGGCGAAACCGTCCGACTTAATTCCAGAATTGCAAGGGCGTTTTCCGATTCGCGTTGAATTGATGAAACTTACCGTAGATGATTTCGTGAAAATATTAGTTGAACCGAACAATGCGCTTTTAAAGCAGTATATCGCTTTACTTGCTACAGAAGGTATACAACTTGAATTTTCTGACGATGCTATTCGTAAAATCGCAGAAGTCGCTTTTGAAGTGAATCAACAAACGGATAACATTGGTGCACGTCGCCTTCATACAATTATGGAAAAATTGTTAGAAGACTTATTGTATGAAGCGCCAGACGTACATCTTGAAAAGGTCGTTATTACTCCACAATACGTGGAACAAAAACTAGGGAACATTGTAAGAAATAAAGATTTAAGTCAGTTTATTTTATAA
- the codY gene encoding GTP-sensing pleiotropic transcriptional regulator CodY → MNLLEKTRKINAMLQNAAGKPVNFKEMAETLCEVIEANIFVVSRRGKLLGFAIKQTIENERMKKMLADRQFPEEYTKSLFNITETSPNLDINSEYTAFPIENKDLFKNGLTTIVPIIGGGERLGTLILSRLDKEFHDDDLILAEYGATVVGMEILREKAEEIEEEARSKAVVQMAISSLSYSELEAIEHIFEELDGTEGLLVASKIADRVGITRSVIVNALRKLESAGVIESRSLGMKGTYIKVLNDKFLTELEKLKHH, encoded by the coding sequence ATGAACTTACTTGAAAAAACGAGAAAAATTAATGCGATGCTGCAAAATGCGGCTGGAAAGCCTGTGAACTTTAAAGAGATGGCAGAAACGCTTTGTGAAGTCATTGAAGCAAACATTTTCGTTGTGAGCCGTCGCGGAAAGTTGCTCGGCTTTGCTATTAAACAAACGATTGAAAATGAACGAATGAAAAAAATGTTAGCGGATCGTCAATTTCCAGAAGAGTATACGAAAAGCTTATTTAATATTACAGAAACATCGCCAAATCTCGATATTAATAGTGAGTATACGGCATTTCCGATTGAAAATAAAGACTTGTTTAAAAATGGCTTAACGACGATCGTGCCGATTATCGGTGGCGGGGAACGCCTTGGAACGCTCATTTTATCTCGATTAGATAAAGAGTTTCACGATGATGATTTAATTTTAGCTGAATATGGAGCGACAGTTGTTGGAATGGAAATTTTGCGTGAAAAAGCAGAGGAAATTGAAGAAGAAGCGCGCAGCAAGGCAGTCGTGCAAATGGCGATCAGCTCTCTTTCATATAGTGAATTAGAAGCAATCGAGCATATTTTCGAAGAATTAGATGGGACAGAAGGCTTGCTCGTTGCAAGTAAAATTGCTGATCGTGTCGGCATTACGCGTTCAGTCATTGTTAACGCACTTCGTAAACTAGAAAGTGCCGGAGTCATTGAATCTCGCTCGCTCGGAATGAAAGGAACGTACATTAAAGTATTAAACGATAAATTTTTAACGGAACTCGAAAAATTAAAACATCATTAA
- the flgB gene encoding flagellar basal body rod protein FlgB produces MELFSNTFQILEQGLNYSSLKQRVIANNIANVDTPNFQAKDVQFRNEFQQALQAYRTDPRHFEFKGRTNKFFVTTKNDLVYNHNKNNVDLDKEMSDLAKNQMYYNALVERLNGKFNSLRTVIKGGK; encoded by the coding sequence GTGGAATTGTTTTCGAATACGTTCCAAATATTAGAACAAGGATTGAATTATTCATCATTAAAGCAAAGAGTGATCGCAAACAATATTGCAAATGTTGATACACCAAACTTTCAAGCGAAAGATGTTCAGTTTCGTAATGAATTTCAGCAAGCGTTACAAGCGTATCGTACCGATCCTCGTCACTTTGAGTTTAAAGGGCGCACAAACAAATTTTTCGTGACAACTAAAAATGATCTTGTTTACAATCATAATAAGAATAATGTCGATCTAGATAAAGAAATGTCAGATTTAGCAAAAAATCAAATGTATTATAACGCTTTAGTTGAAAGATTAAATGGAAAGTTTAACTCCTTAAGAACAGTCATTAAGGGGGGGAAATAA
- the flgC gene encoding flagellar basal body rod protein FlgC, translated as MFQSFNVSASALTAQRLRMDVISANMANVDTTRAKMVDGKWQPYRRKMVVMQPNESFSSFLNQAMNERSTGGVKVTKIIEDQTPFKLVYDPSHPDADENGYVQLPNVDPLKEMVDLMSATRSYEANVTVLNATKGMLMKALEIGK; from the coding sequence ATGTTTCAAAGTTTTAATGTGTCTGCCTCTGCGTTGACTGCTCAACGATTGCGCATGGATGTCATTTCAGCAAATATGGCGAACGTCGATACGACACGTGCCAAAATGGTCGATGGAAAGTGGCAACCGTATCGTCGAAAGATGGTTGTTATGCAACCAAACGAATCGTTTTCTTCTTTTTTGAATCAAGCGATGAACGAGCGATCAACAGGCGGGGTGAAAGTGACGAAAATTATCGAAGATCAGACTCCTTTCAAACTTGTGTATGATCCATCTCATCCCGATGCGGATGAAAACGGATATGTGCAGTTACCAAACGTCGATCCGTTGAAAGAAATGGTTGATTTAATGAGCGCCACGCGTTCATATGAGGCGAACGTGACGGTATTAAATGCCACGAAAGGGATGTTAATGAAGGCGTTAGAAATCGGAAAATAG
- the fliE gene encoding flagellar hook-basal body complex protein FliE: protein MIDRIQRALPAAQPHSIEPAKAQQAFSQFLKEAINEVNRQQIESDQLTTKLVKGENIDLHTVMIASQKASISLQLALEVRNKVIEAYQEVMRMQV from the coding sequence ATGATTGATCGCATTCAACGCGCATTGCCAGCCGCGCAGCCGCACTCGATAGAGCCTGCGAAAGCACAACAGGCGTTTTCACAATTTTTAAAAGAGGCGATAAATGAAGTAAATAGACAGCAAATTGAATCAGATCAGCTAACGACTAAGTTAGTGAAAGGAGAAAATATTGACTTACATACGGTCATGATTGCCTCTCAAAAAGCGAGTATTTCGCTTCAATTAGCTCTTGAAGTGCGTAACAAAGTGATTGAAGCGTATCAAGAAGTAATGAGAATGCAAGTATAA
- the fliF gene encoding flagellar basal-body MS-ring/collar protein FliF, which produces MNERLKQVIERFKLFWSERTKQQKAVTIGLIGALIVAVALTAFFATRTNFVPLYSNLSPQEAGQIKATLDQRGIKSQITDNGTTILVPEQLVNTLKVELAAEGIPDSGSIDYSFFGKNSGFGMTDNEFNVLKIEAMQTELANLIKSIDGVEDAKVMINLPQPTIFVGDQQEEASASIVLKTKAGYKFNEQQIKSLYHLVSKSVPNLPTENIVIMNQYFEYFDLKNEENFSSGKTFAEQYEVKQQIERDIQRRVQQMLGTMIGQDKVVVSVTADVDFTQENRQEELVEPVDKENMEGIAVSVQRITETFSGKGAQAGGTVGTGENAVPGYEGANGETNGDYERIEETINNEVNRIKREIVASPYKIKDLGIQVMVEPPKPNDPNSLPAQTVDDITKILGTIVRTSVDKDMAQQWTEADLQNRVVVSVQPFNGKVKFDEQTSIIPTWAYIVGGGVIVLLLVLIIFLWLRRRKREEMDDLLLQEEQVAIQIPDVNEEVETEATLRRKQLEKLAKEKPEEFAKLLRTWLMEE; this is translated from the coding sequence ATGAACGAACGATTAAAGCAAGTGATAGAACGATTTAAATTGTTTTGGAGCGAAAGAACAAAACAGCAAAAAGCTGTGACAATAGGACTAATTGGGGCGTTGATCGTCGCTGTTGCGCTCACTGCTTTTTTTGCGACGCGAACGAACTTTGTTCCTCTCTATAGCAATTTATCCCCGCAAGAAGCAGGGCAAATTAAAGCGACGCTTGATCAGCGGGGAATTAAGTCACAAATTACCGATAACGGTACGACGATTTTAGTGCCTGAACAGCTTGTTAACACATTAAAAGTTGAATTAGCCGCAGAAGGCATTCCTGATAGCGGAAGTATTGATTATTCATTTTTCGGAAAAAACTCTGGTTTCGGGATGACGGATAATGAATTTAACGTGTTGAAAATTGAGGCGATGCAAACGGAACTCGCTAATTTAATAAAAAGTATCGACGGGGTAGAAGATGCAAAGGTCATGATTAATCTACCCCAGCCGACCATCTTTGTTGGTGACCAACAGGAAGAGGCATCTGCGTCCATTGTGTTGAAAACCAAGGCGGGATATAAATTTAATGAACAGCAAATTAAATCGCTATATCACCTTGTTTCCAAAAGTGTGCCGAACCTTCCTACTGAAAATATCGTTATTATGAATCAATATTTTGAGTACTTTGATTTAAAAAATGAAGAAAATTTTTCGTCAGGCAAAACATTTGCTGAACAATATGAAGTGAAACAACAAATTGAGCGCGACATTCAACGCCGCGTCCAACAAATGTTAGGAACGATGATTGGACAAGATAAAGTTGTCGTTTCCGTTACAGCAGACGTGGATTTTACGCAAGAAAACCGTCAAGAAGAGCTTGTTGAGCCAGTCGATAAAGAAAATATGGAAGGCATCGCAGTAAGCGTCCAGCGCATTACTGAAACGTTTTCCGGCAAAGGAGCTCAAGCAGGTGGTACAGTAGGAACGGGAGAAAACGCCGTACCAGGATATGAAGGAGCAAATGGCGAGACAAACGGGGATTATGAGCGCATTGAAGAAACAATTAATAACGAGGTTAATAGAATAAAAAGAGAAATTGTAGCAAGTCCTTATAAAATAAAAGATTTAGGCATTCAAGTGATGGTTGAGCCACCAAAACCAAACGATCCGAATTCACTTCCTGCCCAGACGGTAGATGATATAACGAAAATTTTAGGTACGATTGTGCGGACATCAGTCGATAAAGATATGGCTCAGCAATGGACAGAAGCGGATTTACAGAACCGCGTCGTTGTTTCGGTCCAACCATTTAATGGGAAAGTGAAGTTTGACGAACAAACATCAATCATTCCGACATGGGCATATATTGTTGGTGGCGGAGTCATCGTGTTGTTGCTTGTTTTGATCATCTTTTTATGGTTGCGTAGAAGAAAAAGAGAGGAAATGGACGATTTATTATTACAAGAAGAACAAGTGGCCATACAAATTCCAGATGTAAATGAGGAAGTGGAGACAGAAGCAACGTTGCGCCGTAAACAACTAGAAAAATTAGCAAAAGAAAAACCAGAAGAGTTCGCTAAATTGCTAAGAACATGGTTAATGGAAGAGTAA
- the fliG gene encoding flagellar motor switch protein FliG, with protein sequence MAKRDQKSELTGKQKAAILLISLGPDVSASVYKHLSEEEIEQLTLEISNVRQVDAEKKEFILEEFHQIALAQDYISQGGIAYAKQVLEKALGPDQAMNIINRLTSALQVRPFDFARKADPTQILNFLQNEHPQTIALVLSYLDPAQAGQILSSLSQEMQADVARRIALMDGTSPEIINEVEQILERKLSATVVQDYTQAGGIEAVVEVLNGVDRATERTILDALEIQDPELAEEIKKRMFVFEDIVTLDNRAIQRVIREADNADLLLALKVSSDEVKEVIFRNMSNRMAETFKEEMEFMGPVRLRDVEEAQSRIVAVIRRLEEAGEIVIARGGGDDIIV encoded by the coding sequence ATGGCAAAGCGCGATCAAAAAAGTGAATTAACAGGGAAACAAAAAGCGGCCATTCTCCTCATTTCGCTTGGCCCAGATGTTTCTGCATCTGTTTATAAACATTTGTCTGAAGAAGAAATTGAGCAGTTGACACTTGAAATTTCGAATGTTCGCCAAGTTGATGCCGAGAAAAAGGAATTCATTTTAGAAGAATTTCACCAGATCGCTTTAGCACAAGACTATATTTCGCAAGGCGGTATCGCTTACGCAAAACAAGTTCTTGAAAAAGCACTTGGTCCAGATCAAGCGATGAATATAATTAACCGTCTAACGTCTGCGTTGCAAGTACGTCCTTTCGATTTTGCTCGCAAAGCGGATCCGACTCAAATTTTAAACTTTTTACAAAATGAGCATCCTCAAACAATCGCTCTCGTGTTATCGTATTTGGATCCAGCGCAAGCAGGGCAGATTTTATCATCGTTGTCACAAGAAATGCAGGCTGATGTAGCAAGAAGAATTGCTCTTATGGATGGAACTTCACCAGAGATTATTAACGAGGTAGAGCAAATACTAGAAAGAAAACTGTCGGCGACAGTAGTCCAAGATTATACGCAAGCTGGTGGCATCGAAGCGGTTGTTGAAGTGTTAAATGGTGTTGATCGGGCAACTGAGCGCACGATTTTAGATGCGCTTGAAATTCAAGACCCAGAATTAGCAGAAGAAATTAAAAAGCGCATGTTTGTCTTTGAAGATATTGTTACACTTGATAATCGTGCTATTCAGCGTGTTATTCGAGAAGCAGATAACGCTGACTTGTTACTCGCATTAAAGGTATCTAGTGATGAAGTGAAAGAGGTTATTTTCCGAAATATGTCAAATCGTATGGCTGAAACGTTTAAAGAAGAGATGGAATTTATGGGACCAGTTCGCCTTCGCGATGTGGAGGAGGCACAATCACGTATCGTTGCTGTTATTCGTCGTCTCGAAGAAGCTGGAGAAATCGTTATTGCTCGAGGTGGAGGGGATGATATTATTGTCTAA
- the fliH gene encoding flagellar assembly protein FliH, with the protein MILLSKLIKAPFARTCTEQRAVIQVRKVLPDVQQEEYEQHDEAMTAHVQTIIEQAEQEAANIRQEADMYYASVQQQIAEERRQWEEERNRWVKEARQEGYTIGLEQGRRDGFQQYMEKIQEAKQIVQSANEQFYHMLQSADETILLIACKVAERIIGERLAENKEHFLGLVKQVMKEVREHEEVKMYVHPTYYDVVIRQKDELKALFSQDVHLFIYPDDTLAETSCIVESPFGRIDASVDTQLEQLKLQLLERIEGASE; encoded by the coding sequence ATGATATTATTGTCTAAATTGATTAAAGCCCCGTTTGCTAGAACGTGTACAGAACAACGAGCAGTCATTCAAGTGAGAAAAGTGTTGCCAGACGTGCAACAAGAGGAATATGAGCAACATGACGAAGCGATGACAGCACACGTACAAACGATCATTGAACAAGCAGAACAGGAAGCGGCAAACATTCGTCAAGAAGCCGATATGTATTACGCATCTGTTCAACAACAAATTGCGGAAGAACGAAGACAATGGGAAGAAGAACGAAATCGGTGGGTGAAGGAAGCGCGTCAAGAAGGATATACGATCGGGTTAGAACAAGGGCGCCGAGACGGATTTCAACAATACATGGAAAAGATCCAAGAAGCGAAACAAATCGTGCAATCAGCAAATGAACAATTTTATCACATGTTGCAGTCGGCCGATGAAACGATTTTGCTTATCGCGTGCAAAGTGGCGGAACGAATTATCGGTGAACGTCTCGCTGAAAATAAAGAACATTTTCTCGGTCTTGTCAAACAAGTCATGAAAGAAGTTCGTGAACATGAAGAAGTGAAAATGTATGTTCACCCGACTTACTACGATGTTGTCATTCGCCAAAAAGATGAGCTGAAAGCTTTATTTAGTCAAGATGTTCATTTATTTATTTACCCGGATGACACATTGGCTGAAACAAGTTGCATTGTTGAATCGCCTTTTGGTCGCATTGATGCAAGCGTTGACACGCAACTTGAGCAATTGAAGTTACAATTGCTCGAACGAATCGAGGGGGCAAGTGAATGA
- the fliI gene encoding flagellar protein export ATPase FliI, whose product MNWQALINEIELLDPYKRFGKVTRVIGLMIEAKGPESSIGDVCYIHIGHKKKKKIQAEVVGFRDEYVLLMPYAAVQDIAPGCIVEATGAPLEIKVGSALVGRVIDALGAPLDHQPLPKGLTAVPIDRQPPSPMTRPPIAEPIEVGVKMIDSLLTVGKGQRVGIFAGSGVGKSTLMGMIARNTNADLNIIALIGERGREVREFIERDLGSEGLKRSIVIVATSDQPALMRIKGAYTATAIAEYFRDQGLNVMFMMDSVTRVAMAQREVGLAVGEPPTTKGYTPSVFAILPKLLERTGTNEHGTITAFYTVLVDGDDMNEPIADTVRGILDGHFVLERQLANKGQYPAINVLKSVSRVMNYIVTPEHRKVAEKLRELLATYVQSEDLIQIGAYKRGSSREIDEAIRYYPKIISFLKQDMHESYTINESVQQLFQLIEQG is encoded by the coding sequence ATGAACTGGCAAGCACTCATCAATGAAATCGAACTGCTCGACCCGTATAAACGATTTGGTAAAGTGACGCGCGTCATCGGCTTAATGATTGAAGCAAAAGGACCAGAAAGTTCCATTGGGGATGTGTGCTACATTCATATTGGTCATAAAAAAAAGAAAAAAATTCAGGCAGAAGTTGTAGGCTTTCGTGACGAGTACGTGCTTTTAATGCCGTATGCAGCCGTTCAAGACATCGCACCAGGGTGCATTGTCGAAGCAACGGGTGCCCCGCTCGAAATCAAAGTCGGTTCAGCGCTTGTAGGACGTGTTATTGACGCATTAGGTGCTCCGCTCGATCATCAGCCGCTTCCGAAAGGGCTGACGGCTGTTCCGATCGATCGCCAACCGCCAAGTCCGATGACGCGTCCACCGATCGCGGAGCCCATTGAAGTCGGCGTGAAAATGATCGACAGTTTGCTTACGGTTGGAAAGGGGCAACGTGTCGGTATTTTTGCTGGGTCTGGCGTTGGAAAAAGTACATTAATGGGAATGATTGCCCGCAACACAAACGCTGATTTAAACATTATTGCTCTTATTGGAGAACGCGGACGTGAAGTGCGAGAGTTTATTGAACGTGACCTCGGTTCAGAAGGGTTAAAACGTTCCATTGTCATTGTTGCCACGTCCGATCAACCAGCGCTCATGCGCATTAAAGGGGCGTATACAGCGACAGCTATTGCCGAATATTTTCGAGATCAAGGATTGAACGTGATGTTTATGATGGATTCCGTTACACGCGTTGCAATGGCGCAGCGTGAAGTCGGACTAGCCGTCGGAGAACCACCGACAACGAAAGGATATACGCCGTCTGTTTTTGCTATTTTACCAAAACTGCTTGAGCGGACGGGAACGAATGAACACGGAACGATTACTGCTTTTTATACGGTGCTCGTTGACGGCGATGATATGAACGAGCCGATTGCAGATACAGTTCGTGGTATTTTGGATGGACATTTCGTATTAGAACGACAACTAGCAAACAAAGGTCAATATCCGGCAATTAACGTATTAAAAAGCGTCAGTCGCGTCATGAACTACATCGTAACGCCAGAACATCGAAAAGTAGCGGAAAAGTTGCGCGAGTTGTTAGCAACATACGTTCAATCTGAAGACTTAATTCAAATCGGTGCGTACAAACGAGGGTCATCGCGGGAAATTGATGAAGCGATTCGTTATTATCCAAAAATTATTTCTTTTTTAAAGCAAGATATGCACGAATCATACACAATAAACGAAAGCGTTCAACAGTTGTTTCAACTTATTGAACAAGGGTGA
- the fliJ gene encoding flagellar export protein FliJ: MTPFKLTKILNLKEHEKQKALHEYEEARNRFEEVAEKLYHFLKQKEDYEEQHKQQLHSGIAIQHIRSFQQFMSNLQRVIDHYQHLVMQARQQMELKQLKLVELNVEVKKYEKIKKRYDEMVATQMRIAEQKQMDDISIQQYCYRETR, encoded by the coding sequence ATGACACCATTTAAATTAACAAAAATTCTAAATTTAAAAGAACATGAAAAACAAAAGGCGTTGCATGAATATGAAGAAGCACGTAACCGTTTTGAAGAGGTGGCGGAAAAACTATACCACTTCTTAAAGCAAAAAGAAGATTATGAGGAACAACATAAACAACAATTACACTCTGGGATAGCGATTCAACATATTCGTTCGTTTCAACAATTTATGAGCAATTTGCAACGCGTCATCGACCATTATCAACATCTTGTTATGCAAGCCCGTCAACAAATGGAGTTGAAACAACTGAAGTTAGTTGAATTAAATGTAGAAGTGAAAAAATACGAAAAAATAAAAAAGAGATATGACGAAATGGTTGCGACACAAATGCGAATCGCAGAACAAAAACAGATGGACGATATTTCAATACAGCAATATTGCTATCGAGAGACAAGGTGA